The proteins below are encoded in one region of Ricinus communis isolate WT05 ecotype wild-type chromosome 6, ASM1957865v1, whole genome shotgun sequence:
- the LOC8261725 gene encoding protein SEEDLING PLASTID DEVELOPMENT 1 produces MRAMSSRFLLIDIQSSCYSAHQIPLSTLTYLSTFSSSFRRTRGVHRKISSSKSSTPSAIHTPEVRRPTDRYKIRNGSQSESGNSVLVSTGSSSVPNSELDSFLELLPLRMRRELCNQNEIGELIEVVLDLGRKPLARFPSGDWVISEQPVKHEDLKHAISKVGDFSDDNRSGINSSLHRISAIRNRKMQIIGLTCRVGRAVSGSAEIIRDLVEGGGSILAIGPPGVGKTTLIREIARMLADDQGKRVVIVDTSNEIGGDGDVPHAGIGRARRMQVPNVNMQHNVMIEAVENHMPQAIIIDEIGTELEALAASTIAQRGVQLVGTAHGMTIDNIIKNPSLQILVGGIESVTLGDEEARKRKVQKTILERKGPPTFTCAVEMISRTECRVHHRLDATVDTILSGKTPLFEIRHMDTEGDDSLKFTPMNGNNLVEESEPVIIKKGDEIDSDEENGYTPSIYFKKHKTRGYVKQRSSPVCIYTYKILEAHLLQVAMVMGLEDEIELTDDIETADAILASSSEMKQNPWIRGVAKFHHLPVFVIKSNTLAQMVKAIRMILGFESFGSKLKQPLKNSLDIEIEDDAPKRKPTLEEIDALEEVRLAIEYIVIPGGEPVELLPRCSEIIARQLELVESYQLTAENSGTELSPRLQILPLRTNKKTSKSQKSCATSEKETNSKSLTGMGGGTSVSRLPFLPQ; encoded by the exons atgagAGCTATGAGTTCACGTTTTCTTCTGATTGATATTCAAAGCTCATGTTATTCAGCTCATCAAATCCCACTTTCAACTCTCACTTATCTCTCAACTTTCTCTTCCTCATTTCGTCGGACACGTGGTGTGCACAGGAAAATTTCCTCGTCCAAATCATCCACACCGTCCGCTATTCACACTCCGGAAGTCCGGAGACCAACTGATCGgtacaaaataagaaatggGTCGCAATCAGAATCGGGCAATTCGGTCTTGGTTTCAACTGGTTCGAGTTCAGTTCCTAATTCTGAGTTGGATTCATTTCTTGAATTGTTGCCATTGAGAATGAGGAGAGAGTTGTGTAATCAGAATGAAATTGGTGAGTTGATTGAAGTTGTATTGGACTTGGGTAGGAAGCCTTTGGCTAGGTTTCCATCTGGGGATTGGGTTATTTCAGAACAACCTGTGAAACATGAGGATTTAAAGCATGCCATATCAAAG GTTGGAGATTTTTCTGATGACAACCGTTCGGGTATTAATAGTTCCTTGCATCGTATAAGTGCCATTCGAAACCGTAAAATGCAAATTATTGGCCTCACTTGTCGGGTGGGTCGGGCTGTATCTGGAAGTGCTGAAATTATCCGTGACTTGGTTGAGGGGGGAGGTTCCATCTTGGCCATTGGCCCTCCAGGAGTTGGTAAAACAACCTTGATCAG AGAAATAGCCAGAATGCTGGCAGATGACCAGGGGAAGCGTGTTGTTATTGTAGATACATCAAATGAAATTGGGGGAGATGGAGATGTGCCTCATGCAGGAATTGGACGTGCTAGAAGGATGCAAGTTCCAAATGTTAATATGCAACATAAT GTTATGATTGAAGCAGTTGAGAATCATATGCCGCAGGCAATCATAATTGATGAGATTGGAACAGAGCTTGAAGCATTAGCTGCCAGCACTATTGCTCAACGTGGAGTTCAGCTAGTTGGAACAGCCCATGGAATGACCATAGacaacataataaaaaatcctTCTTTACAAATTCTTGTTGGGGGCATAGAG AGTGTAACTCTTGGTGATGAGGAagcaaggaaaaggaaagTGCAGAAGACAATTCTTGAGAGGAAAGGACCTCCGACATTCACATGTGCTGTTGAGATGATATCTAGGACTGAATGTCGTGTTCATCACAGATTAGATGCTACTGTAGACACTATACTGTCAG GAAAAACGCCTCTATTTGAGATACGGCACATGGATACTGAAGGTGATGATTCCCTGAAGTTCACTCCAATGAATGGAAATAACCTAGTAGAAGAATCTGAGCCAGTGATTATTAAAAAAGGTGATGAAATAGATTCTGATGAAGAGAATGGATATACTCCTTCAATATACTTCAAAAAACACAAGACAAGGGGATATGTGAAACAGAGGAGTTCACCAGTATGTATCTACACTTACAAG atCCTTGAAGCTCATCTATTACAAGTGGCAATGGTGATGGGACTTGAGGATGAGATAGAGTTGACTGATGATATTGAAACAGCTGATGCAATTCTAGCATCTAGTTCGGAGATGAAACAGAACCCATGGATCCGTGGTGTAGCTAAATTCCACCATTTGCCAGTATTTGTTATCAAG TCGAATACACTGGCACAAATGGTCAAAGCAATTCGTATGATTCTTGGATTTGAATCATTTGGCTCCAAGTTGAAGCAGCCACTCAAAAATTCCTTAGACATAGAAATTGAAGATGATGCACCAAAAAGGAAGCCTACCCTGGAAGAAATTGATGCTTTGGAG GAGGTCCGGCTTGCAATTGAATATATTGTTATCCCTGGAGGAGAGCCGGTGGAGCTTCTTCCCAGATGTTCTGAAATAATTGCTCGGCAGCTAGAGCTTGTCGAAAGCTATCAGTTGACTGCGGAAAATTCAGGTACTGAGCTAAGCCCCAGGTTGCAGATTCTTCCCCTGAGGACAAACAAGAAGACTTCTAAATCCCAAAAGTCTTGTGCAACTTCAGAAAAGGAGACAAACTCAAAGTCACTTACTGGCATGGGGGGAGGTACTAGTGTTTCTAGGCTGCCCTTCCTGCCCCAGTAA
- the LOC8261724 gene encoding ACT domain-containing protein ACR10 — protein MGMLYEDVVVISQAEKPGDSTVITVNCPDKTGLGCDLCRIILLFGLSISRGDLQTDGKWCYIVLWVVGKPSTRWSLLKMRLLEVCPSYFSTSEISYYRPKDQQPKKPDVFLLKFWCSYDREGLLHDVTEVLCELELTIKRVKVSTAPDGRVMDLFFITDTRELLHTKHRQEETIHYLKDVLGDALISCEIESAGAEVTACSQGSSLLPSAITEDMFNMELPDKQRKGFLTPNPVSVSMDNTLSRSHTLLQFLCKDHKGLMYDIMRTLKDYNIQISYGRFYATPKGHCEVDLFIMQADGKKIIDSYKQDALCSRLRMELLRPLRVAVVSRGPDTELLVANPVELSERGRPLVFYDITLALKILNTRIFSVEIGRHMIHDREWEVYRILLDEGDGFTVPRNKIEESVRKRLMGWD, from the exons ATGGGGATGCTATATGAGGATGTGGTTGTGATTAGTCAAGCAGAGAAGCCAGGTGACTCAACTGTGATAACTGTTAATTGCCCTGATAAGACCGGTCTTGGTTGTGATTTGTGCAGGATTATTTTGCTCTTTGGGTTAAGCATTTCTAGAGGAG ATTTGCAAACGGATGGGAAATGGTGTTACATAGTCCTTTGGGTGGTGGGAAAACCGAGCACAAGGTGGAGTTTGTTAAAGATGAGGCTGTTGGAGGTATGTCCTTCATATTTTTCGACATCCGAAATCTCTTACTACAGGCCGAAGGACCAGCAACCAAAGAAGCCAGATGTGTTCCTGCTGAAGTTCTGGTGTTCTTATGACCGAGAAGGGCTCTTACATG ATGTGACTGAAGTTCTTTGTGAGCTAGAGTTGACAATAAAGAGAGTGAAGGTGTCAACCGCTCCAGATGGAAGAGTGATGGATCTCTTTTTCATCACAGATACCAG AGAACTCCTTCATACAAAACATCGGCAGGAGGAAACAATTCACTACTTGAAAGATGTATTGGGGGATGCCTTGATAAGTTGTGAGATTGAATCAGCTGGTGCAGAAGTTACTGCATGTTCCCAAGGCTCATCTTTGCTTCCTTCTGCGATAACAGAAGACATGTTCAATATGGAGTTGCCTGATAAACAACGAAAGGGGTTCCTCACCCCCAACCCTGTATCTGTTTCAATGGACAATACCCTTAGCCGCTCTCACACACTCCTCCAATTCCTCTGCAAGGATCACAAGGGTCTTATGTATGATATAATGAGAACCCTGAAAGATTATAATATACAG ATTTCATATGGAAGATTCTATGCAACCCCGAAAGGGCACTGTGAAGTGGACTTGTTCATAATGCAAGCAGATGGCAAGAAGATAATCGACTCCTATAAACAAGATGCATTGTGCTCTCGTCTGAGAATGGAGCTTCTGCGTCCCCTTAGGGTTGCTGTAGTTAGCAGGGGTCCTGATACAGAACTTCTTGTTGCCAACCCTGTTGAGTTGTCTGAGAGGGGCCGGCCTCTCGTCTTTTATGATATTACCTTAGCTCTCAAAATTCTGAATACCAGAATCTTCTCA GTGGAGATCGGAAGACACATGATTCATGACAGGGAGTGGGAAGTATATAGAATACTGCTTGATGAAGGAGATGGATTTACTGTGCCTAGAAACAAGATTGAGGAGAGTGTGAGAAAAAGACTGATGGGTTGGGATTAG